From the genome of Elusimicrobiota bacterium, one region includes:
- a CDS encoding PilZ domain-containing protein: protein MTQAKERRKHPRLPLHLGIAKLVDFQCEGFNHPSPAILVDISAGGLCMICFALPKIAQRVTFGLQLPGLVNAKVQGRVVRASRKGDTYQVAIAFSEFQEQWAHLVEKLVKAYNTCEDRLTQGDRRFCFKECGFFTLCQKDEKARIFPKLVAR from the coding sequence ATGACACAAGCCAAAGAACGACGCAAACATCCGCGACTGCCGCTTCACCTGGGCATCGCCAAGCTCGTCGATTTCCAGTGCGAAGGGTTCAACCATCCGTCGCCGGCGATCTTGGTCGACATCTCCGCGGGCGGGCTCTGCATGATCTGTTTTGCCCTGCCGAAAATCGCCCAACGGGTCACGTTCGGCCTACAACTGCCGGGGCTCGTCAATGCCAAGGTTCAGGGACGCGTGGTCCGCGCCAGCCGAAAGGGAGATACGTATCAAGTCGCCATTGCCTTCTCGGAATTTCAGGAGCAGTGGGCGCATCTAGTCGAAAAACTGGTCAAAGCCTATAACACCTGTGAAGACCGCCTGACGCAGGGGGATCGCCGGTTCTGCTTCAAAGAGTGTGGCTTCTTTACCCTGTGCCAGAAAGATGAAAAAGCCAGGATATTTCCGAAATTGGTCGCGCGGTAA
- the hflX gene encoding GTPase HflX, producing MEKVITVALQRRGASAEQTQASLEELERLVETAGGRVVEAHSQKKDGPDPATFVGKGKAAELTERVYSLAVQTLVFDDELKPVQQRNLEAVTHAKVVDRTRLILDIFARRARTREGILQVELAQLAYLLPRITERFGRFEQQVGGIGTRGPGERKLEVDRRRIRERMAHLEKQIERIRQERQIQRRMRRSIPVPQVAFVGYTNAGKSTLLNALLRGSAGAPKADRHQVYADDKLFATLDPTTRRVRLPSGHIILFSDTVGFIRKLPTELVAAFRATLEEVSNSDLLVHVVDASDPDWKSQEATVLDILKDIGVDQLPRLTAYNKMDRLSPSQRDGFNNRSGVLLSATTGDNLKGLLVHVERQLAAQWVERKIWIPYKEGHRLARLHDYMDVVSQEMTSKGIRMKVRAHPATLAQWFTK from the coding sequence ATGGAAAAAGTCATAACCGTTGCGCTCCAGCGCCGGGGGGCCAGCGCCGAACAAACGCAGGCGTCACTGGAAGAACTGGAGCGCCTGGTGGAAACCGCGGGCGGCCGCGTCGTGGAAGCGCACAGCCAGAAAAAAGACGGGCCCGATCCGGCCACGTTTGTCGGCAAAGGAAAAGCCGCCGAGCTGACGGAGCGGGTGTACTCCCTGGCGGTCCAGACCCTCGTCTTTGACGATGAACTCAAACCCGTCCAGCAACGGAATCTTGAAGCCGTCACTCACGCCAAAGTCGTCGACCGCACCCGCTTGATCCTCGATATTTTCGCCCGGCGCGCCCGCACGCGGGAAGGCATTCTTCAAGTCGAGCTGGCCCAGTTGGCTTATCTTCTGCCCCGGATCACGGAACGGTTTGGACGCTTCGAACAGCAGGTGGGAGGCATCGGCACCCGCGGCCCGGGGGAACGAAAACTGGAAGTCGACCGCCGCCGCATACGGGAGCGCATGGCACACCTTGAAAAACAAATCGAACGCATACGCCAAGAGCGGCAAATCCAGCGCCGCATGCGCCGCAGCATTCCGGTTCCGCAGGTGGCGTTCGTCGGCTATACCAATGCCGGCAAATCCACGCTCCTGAACGCCCTCCTGCGCGGCTCCGCCGGGGCTCCCAAAGCGGACCGCCACCAGGTGTATGCGGACGATAAACTGTTCGCCACGCTCGATCCGACCACGCGCCGGGTTCGCCTTCCGTCCGGGCACATCATCCTCTTCAGCGACACCGTTGGATTTATCCGTAAATTGCCGACGGAGCTGGTCGCGGCGTTTCGAGCCACGCTCGAAGAAGTGTCCAACTCCGATTTATTGGTTCATGTCGTGGATGCGTCGGACCCGGATTGGAAAAGCCAGGAAGCGACCGTCCTGGATATTTTGAAGGACATCGGGGTCGATCAATTGCCACGTCTGACGGCATATAATAAAATGGATCGCCTTTCTCCATCCCAGCGCGATGGCTTCAACAATCGTTCGGGCGTGCTTCTTTCAGCGACGACAGGAGACAACCTGAAGGGTTTGCTTGTTCACGTGGAGCGCCAGCTGGCCGCGCAGTGGGTGGAACGGAAGATCTGGATTCCCTACAAAGAAGGCCATCGGTTGGCCCGATTGCATGACTATATGGATGTGGTATCGCAGGAAATGACCAGCAAAGGCATCCGGATGAAGGTCCGAGCCCATCCGGCAACATTGGCCCAATGGTTCACTAAATGA
- a CDS encoding glycosyltransferase: MTTRILFFYISMSSGHQRAAEAIREALGLLIPSWETVGIDSLSYAYPTIGKLIARTYLEVLRHTPVLWNYIYDNPDVVEATREIRDVLNLISSPKLKKLVRRHDPQALVCTQAVPCSVFAAEKRRGKLTIPLIAVVTDFAIHSYWVYKEVDLYCVSSEEARRELIRRGIHASKIVVTGIPISPSFLRRIPKAQARAQLRLDPNRLTVLIMGGSQGLGPLQDLLDHLHPLPIQCIVSAGVNRGLFRTLNKRYRRDKRVRLFGYTRMINTLMDAADLLVTKPGGLTSSEALAKGLPMVITNPIPGQEERNARYLLKRGVAEEANDPQTISDIVNNLITHPTKLRRMAEKTKEVALPYAAMEIARHIFRIVSSADGRPPLLGL; encoded by the coding sequence ATGACAACCCGCATCCTCTTTTTCTATATTTCGATGTCGTCGGGCCACCAGCGGGCGGCGGAGGCCATTCGCGAAGCGCTGGGGCTGCTGATTCCCTCCTGGGAGACCGTTGGCATTGATTCCCTGTCCTACGCGTATCCCACGATCGGCAAACTGATTGCCCGGACCTATCTGGAAGTGCTGCGTCACACCCCTGTGCTCTGGAATTACATTTACGATAATCCGGATGTGGTCGAAGCGACCCGGGAAATTCGAGACGTGTTGAACCTCATCTCCTCCCCGAAACTCAAGAAACTGGTTCGCCGTCATGACCCACAGGCCCTCGTTTGCACACAAGCGGTCCCGTGCTCGGTCTTTGCCGCCGAAAAAAGACGGGGGAAATTGACGATTCCGCTGATCGCGGTGGTCACGGATTTTGCCATTCATTCCTATTGGGTCTATAAAGAAGTGGATCTCTATTGCGTTTCCTCGGAAGAAGCCCGCAGGGAATTGATCCGCCGAGGCATTCATGCGTCGAAAATTGTGGTGACCGGGATTCCCATCAGCCCGAGTTTTTTGCGCCGGATTCCCAAAGCGCAGGCCCGCGCTCAACTGCGGCTGGATCCCAACCGTCTCACCGTGCTCATCATGGGCGGCAGCCAGGGCCTGGGTCCCCTCCAGGACTTGCTCGATCACCTGCATCCGCTCCCGATTCAATGCATTGTCAGCGCCGGCGTGAACCGTGGGCTGTTTCGAACCCTGAATAAACGTTATCGCCGCGATAAACGCGTCCGGCTTTTCGGGTACACCCGAATGATTAACACACTGATGGACGCCGCCGACCTACTCGTCACAAAACCCGGGGGATTAACGTCCTCGGAGGCGCTGGCGAAAGGGTTGCCGATGGTGATCACCAACCCTATCCCCGGGCAAGAGGAACGCAATGCGCGGTATCTCTTGAAACGCGGAGTCGCCGAAGAAGCCAATGACCCGCAAACCATTTCGGACATTGTGAACAATCTCATCACCCATCCGACCAAACTCCGGCGGATGGCTGAAAAAACAAAAGAAGTGGCTTTGCCGTACGCCGCCATGGAAATCGCCCGGCATATTTTTCGAATCGTCAGCTCAGCCGATGGACGGCCTCCGCTTTTGGGTCTCTGA
- a CDS encoding sigma-70 family RNA polymerase sigma factor yields the protein MPESLDAVSLYFRAIKDFPELSREAFNTLWHRANKGEKAAKKELVERNLRLVIPIAKKYYRPGLDFLDIIEEGNLGLMHAIDKFDPKKGFRFSTYGAYWIEQSIRRAIDEQSKTIRIPPHAWEALRRWLRQWDLLHGQLGRDPTLQEMAQKLRLSSRQVKGILDAAEAARGIGSLEAPLDDDENLTIKDVISDDKLYAPDRLISIFKLHDELDVALSQLPLRERQILEMRFGLSGENQTLEEVGQKLKVSRERIRQLEKRGLERLRRLAQRMGIV from the coding sequence ATGCCTGAAAGTTTAGATGCTGTTTCTCTTTATTTCCGCGCCATTAAGGACTTCCCCGAGCTTTCCCGCGAGGCGTTCAACACCCTTTGGCATCGTGCCAACAAAGGGGAAAAAGCCGCTAAAAAGGAACTGGTTGAACGCAATCTTCGTCTGGTGATTCCGATCGCCAAGAAGTATTACCGTCCTGGATTGGATTTTCTCGACATTATTGAAGAGGGAAATCTGGGATTGATGCACGCGATCGACAAATTCGATCCCAAAAAAGGATTTCGCTTTTCAACCTACGGCGCCTACTGGATCGAACAATCCATCCGTCGCGCTATCGACGAACAGTCGAAAACCATTCGAATCCCGCCCCACGCCTGGGAAGCGCTGCGCCGGTGGCTGCGCCAATGGGACCTTTTACATGGACAACTCGGGAGAGATCCCACGCTCCAGGAAATGGCCCAGAAGCTGCGTCTTTCGTCGCGGCAGGTGAAAGGAATTCTCGACGCCGCAGAAGCGGCCCGCGGCATTGGAAGTTTGGAAGCGCCTCTGGATGACGACGAAAATCTAACCATTAAGGACGTTATCTCCGATGACAAGTTGTATGCGCCGGACCGGCTCATTTCTATTTTTAAGCTTCACGATGAGCTGGACGTGGCGCTTTCTCAATTGCCGCTGCGCGAACGGCAGATTCTGGAAATGCGGTTCGGCCTCAGCGGAGAAAACCAGACCTTGGAAGAAGTGGGACAAAAGCTGAAAGTGTCCCGGGAACGTATTCGCCAACTGGAAAAACGCGGGCTGGAACGGCTTCGCCGTCTGGCTCAGCGCATGGGGATTGTCTAA
- a CDS encoding CDP-alcohol phosphatidyltransferase family protein: MTLANKITVLRIIAIPVFVILFLEHHLVWARTIFVVSVLSDALDGTLARLRGERTPLGSFLDPMADKLLLVSTYIVFTITGALPIWIFIVVLSRDMLIVLGWTVVYILTGNSKIQPRPLGKITTAFQMFVSVAILFAFPAVLYQPLLYAMVITTVVSACDYVWIGNKRLGSVG, from the coding sequence ATGACGCTCGCCAATAAAATCACCGTTCTTCGCATTATCGCCATCCCGGTGTTTGTCATTCTCTTTTTAGAACATCACCTGGTCTGGGCGCGGACGATTTTTGTGGTATCGGTTTTGAGCGATGCACTGGATGGGACGCTCGCGCGCCTACGCGGGGAGCGAACCCCCCTCGGAAGCTTCCTGGACCCTATGGCCGACAAGCTTTTACTGGTGTCCACTTATATTGTCTTTACAATAACGGGCGCCCTGCCGATCTGGATTTTTATAGTGGTGCTCTCCCGCGACATGCTGATTGTTCTCGGATGGACCGTGGTCTATATCTTGACGGGGAATTCCAAGATCCAGCCGCGCCCTCTCGGAAAAATAACAACGGCGTTTCAAATGTTTGTGTCCGTCGCAATTCTTTTTGCTTTCCCGGCCGTCCTTTATCAACCCCTTCTTTACGCCATGGTGATCACGACCGTTGTATCGGCCTGCGATTATGTATGGATCGGCAATAAACGCCTGGGGAGTGTGGGATGA
- a CDS encoding adenine phosphoribosyltransferase: MPTLTTLDKIRSSIRDVPDFPKAGIIFKDITPLLQSPELFKTTLERMAGPFRGKGITHVASVESRGFIFGAPVAYLLNAGYVPIRKKGKLPSKTISYTYDLEYGTDTVEMHADAMPADAKVLLIDDVLATGGTAYACCQLIKQLKANVIGLSFVIELEFLHGREKLRGHEVTSLLRY, translated from the coding sequence ATGCCCACCCTCACTACGCTGGATAAAATTAGATCGTCGATCCGGGATGTCCCTGATTTCCCGAAGGCCGGCATCATATTTAAAGACATCACCCCGCTTCTCCAATCCCCGGAACTTTTTAAAACGACTCTTGAACGGATGGCCGGTCCTTTTCGAGGAAAAGGAATTACGCACGTGGCCTCCGTCGAATCGCGCGGTTTTATCTTCGGCGCGCCGGTCGCCTACCTGCTCAACGCCGGCTACGTGCCGATCCGCAAAAAAGGCAAGTTGCCCTCCAAAACCATTTCCTATACGTACGATCTTGAATATGGCACCGACACCGTCGAGATGCATGCGGATGCGATGCCGGCGGATGCCAAGGTTCTTCTGATCGACGATGTCCTGGCCACGGGGGGCACCGCGTATGCCTGCTGCCAATTGATCAAGCAGTTGAAAGCCAACGTCATCGGGCTGTCCTTTGTCATTGAGCTCGAATTCCTGCACGGCCGCGAAAAGCTGCGCGGGCATGAAGTCACTTCGCTGCTTCGTTACTAG
- a CDS encoding NAD(P)H-dependent glycerol-3-phosphate dehydrogenase, whose product MTLPREHIAILGGGSWGATLAGLLADNGQDVLLWEFDAKAAASLAATRRLSTLPDLLLPPSVQVTSNLAESLKQRPLVISATPSQFVRTTMKNARASGALAAQATVVSVTKGLETPSLKRMSEVIVEELHIPESRVVVLTGPSHAEEVCRRIPTLTVAAGTDKKTVEKVQSLFPQDYFRVYAHSDLIGVELGGALKNIFAIAAGIGYGLGLGDNTNAALLTRGLNEMTRIGVRMGAQLLTFFGLTGMGDLIVTCLSPHSRNRLLGEKIGKGKKTKEALAEMTMVAEGYKTAAAAQQLAEQLGLDCPLTREIYEVLYQDKDPKTSLHDLMKRQTYTEWQGLPEGMTR is encoded by the coding sequence ATGACACTCCCCCGTGAACACATCGCGATTCTCGGCGGCGGCTCCTGGGGAGCAACGTTGGCCGGCTTATTGGCGGACAATGGACAGGATGTGCTCTTGTGGGAATTTGACGCGAAAGCCGCCGCGTCTCTGGCCGCCACCCGGCGCTTGTCCACGCTTCCCGATTTGTTGTTGCCTCCTTCCGTACAGGTCACCTCCAATCTTGCCGAAAGCCTGAAACAGCGTCCTCTGGTGATCTCAGCGACGCCTTCACAATTCGTTCGGACCACGATGAAAAACGCCCGCGCCTCAGGGGCACTGGCCGCTCAGGCCACCGTGGTGAGCGTGACCAAAGGCCTGGAGACCCCTTCCCTGAAACGCATGAGCGAGGTGATTGTCGAAGAGCTTCACATTCCTGAATCCCGGGTGGTTGTCCTGACTGGACCGAGCCACGCCGAAGAGGTTTGCCGCCGTATCCCGACACTGACTGTGGCGGCAGGAACCGATAAAAAAACGGTGGAGAAGGTTCAATCGCTTTTCCCTCAGGACTACTTCCGGGTTTACGCGCATTCCGATCTGATCGGTGTCGAACTGGGCGGGGCGCTAAAAAATATTTTTGCGATTGCCGCCGGGATTGGCTACGGTCTTGGCCTGGGCGACAACACGAACGCCGCGCTGCTCACGCGAGGGCTGAACGAAATGACGCGCATCGGCGTCCGAATGGGAGCCCAGCTGCTCACCTTTTTTGGACTGACCGGCATGGGGGATTTAATCGTGACGTGCCTGTCGCCCCATTCGCGCAACCGCCTTTTGGGAGAAAAGATCGGAAAAGGGAAAAAAACAAAAGAAGCGCTGGCGGAGATGACCATGGTCGCCGAAGGCTACAAGACCGCCGCCGCCGCTCAGCAATTGGCCGAACAGCTGGGATTGGATTGTCCGTTGACCCGTGAAATCTATGAGGTCCTTTATCAGGACAAGGATCCCAAAACATCTTTGCATGACCTGATGAAACGCCAGACGTATACGGAATGGCAGGGATTACCGGAGGGAATGACGCGATGA
- a CDS encoding tetratricopeptide repeat protein: MKIQRQPTKVESFIQNRFKQGLLWIETHREQFWAAVGLTLLIIVFVYFAVRHQKVQNEDAWNQLGLIHGHLVQGHFDTTRKSLQEWENRFGNSSAASYSKFLKANLLDKTSDYVTASQIYGELAQTAQPMELRPLALSAQTTLEEKSGNNPQALAMAQRFIERYPDHFLTAPMYMTQARLNELTGNTSAAAAIYDRFVILYPQSPWTALARTRIQALSGLKTPASK; encoded by the coding sequence ATGAAAATACAACGACAACCCACAAAAGTAGAGTCCTTTATTCAAAACCGATTCAAACAGGGGCTTCTTTGGATTGAAACGCACCGTGAGCAATTCTGGGCTGCTGTAGGATTAACTCTCCTGATCATTGTTTTCGTTTATTTTGCAGTCCGTCATCAAAAAGTTCAAAACGAGGATGCCTGGAACCAGCTCGGGCTGATTCACGGCCACCTCGTCCAGGGCCACTTCGACACCACCCGCAAAAGCCTGCAGGAATGGGAAAATCGCTTCGGGAACTCTTCGGCCGCATCTTATTCCAAATTTTTGAAAGCCAATCTGCTCGATAAAACATCGGATTATGTCACGGCGTCCCAGATCTATGGGGAATTGGCCCAAACTGCTCAACCCATGGAACTGCGCCCATTGGCCTTATCCGCCCAAACGACGTTAGAGGAAAAGTCGGGGAACAACCCCCAGGCATTGGCCATGGCGCAACGTTTTATAGAGCGTTACCCCGATCACTTCTTGACCGCTCCTATGTATATGACGCAAGCCCGTTTAAATGAGCTCACAGGAAATACCTCCGCCGCCGCAGCCATTTACGACCGGTTTGTGATCCTTTATCCACAAAGCCCCTGGACCGCCTTGGCTCGAACCCGAATCCAGGCGCTGTCGGGTTTGAAAACCCCTGCTTCCAAGTAA
- the miaA gene encoding tRNA (adenosine(37)-N6)-dimethylallyltransferase MiaA, with the protein MIAIVGPTASGKTEWGLALAKERGGEIVSVDSRQVYRYLTIGTAKPRGQWSPASPRTYLVDGIPYHLVDFLNPDAVFSAADFARRAEDLIKGIRTRKRMPILVGGTGFYFRALLEGLAPLPPADDALREELRTVADHHGREYLHHQLAQVDPLSATKIPFNNIHRVVRALEVYRLTGKPISQWHLEHPVKSNPDEPLEVIGLDPGKEELEKRLQQRCGWMLANGMIEETQSILQKGFSDNCAGLSGLGYPHIVAFLKGTISRDETLQRLIQDTRRYVKRQRTWFGHQMKVQWKKS; encoded by the coding sequence GTGATCGCCATCGTCGGGCCTACCGCCTCCGGTAAAACCGAATGGGGGCTGGCCCTGGCGAAGGAGCGCGGCGGGGAAATTGTTTCCGTTGACTCCCGACAAGTCTACCGCTACCTGACGATCGGAACAGCCAAACCCCGGGGCCAGTGGAGCCCGGCGTCCCCCCGGACGTATCTTGTCGACGGCATTCCTTATCATCTGGTCGATTTTTTAAATCCCGACGCTGTTTTTTCCGCAGCGGATTTTGCCCGGCGGGCGGAGGACCTCATCAAAGGCATCCGGACCCGGAAACGCATGCCGATCCTTGTGGGGGGAACCGGATTTTATTTCCGTGCGCTCCTCGAAGGCCTGGCTCCGTTGCCGCCAGCAGATGACGCGCTGCGCGAAGAGCTGCGCACCGTCGCAGACCACCACGGCCGCGAATATCTGCACCACCAGCTGGCGCAGGTGGATCCTCTTTCCGCAACCAAAATTCCCTTTAACAATATCCATCGCGTCGTCCGGGCCCTGGAAGTATACCGGCTCACCGGCAAACCCATTTCACAATGGCACCTGGAGCATCCCGTCAAATCGAACCCGGACGAACCGCTGGAGGTGATCGGCCTGGATCCGGGCAAGGAAGAACTCGAAAAACGTCTCCAGCAGCGATGCGGCTGGATGTTGGCTAATGGGATGATTGAAGAAACGCAGTCCATTCTACAGAAAGGGTTTTCTGACAATTGTGCCGGTCTGAGCGGCCTCGGATACCCTCATATCGTTGCTTTTCTGAAAGGAACGATCAGCCGGGACGAAACCCTGCAACGACTGATCCAGGATACCCGCCGCTATGTCAAACGGCAGCGAACCTGGTTTGGCCATCAGATGAAGGTGCAATGGAAAAAGTCATAA
- a CDS encoding MerR family transcriptional regulator has product MLETLLPPQIYFSISEVSEQTQVKPYVIRYWESQFGSLRPARRESGQRKFTQKEIDSILRIKELLYEKGFTISGAKQFMKQEGRRGIAQLKLDLGVNGTEPSHTLETLRDVRKDLEESLRLLKS; this is encoded by the coding sequence ATGCTTGAAACGCTTCTGCCTCCTCAAATCTATTTTTCCATCAGCGAAGTCAGCGAACAGACACAGGTGAAACCGTATGTCATTCGTTATTGGGAATCCCAGTTTGGGTCTTTACGCCCCGCCCGGCGCGAATCCGGACAGCGAAAGTTCACCCAGAAAGAAATCGACTCGATCCTCCGGATCAAAGAACTCCTTTACGAAAAAGGGTTTACGATTTCGGGCGCCAAACAGTTTATGAAACAGGAGGGCCGCCGCGGTATCGCTCAGCTCAAGCTGGACCTGGGTGTGAATGGAACGGAACCGTCCCACACCCTCGAAACCTTGCGGGATGTTCGAAAAGACCTGGAAGAATCCCTCCGGCTTCTCAAATCTTGA
- the mutL gene encoding DNA mismatch repair endonuclease MutL — protein MGKIQKLPESLIRLIAAGEVIERPASVLKELIENSLDAKATRIDIVIWEAGRTRLRVSDDGEGMTREDAELALDRHATSKLKAFDDLHALATFGFRGEALPSIAAVSRLELTTRTRHDPQGWRLRVEGGRLSDGTAVGGPPGTTLDVQDLFFNTPVREKFLKRDSTERTRLLKTVQEIAIAHPSVRWSLSFDGKMILELAATQELRERLSDLWGLPVVEKLIPLEFKQGPCAVHGFVNAIPGHHATKAFQLLYVNQRPVQQRMLTHAIYEAYHEWLPVGRHPVFVLFLDIDPALVDVNVHPTKREVRFSDERALYDLLFTKIRERFKEFASIPVMMGQPSSTAFSLRGQERREAPSSLQTDLVADADPALMTVESEGALPLSSKPKFLGQFQKLYLLIEQNDELLIVDQHAAAERVLFERLLDQSSTNVPPRQPLLSPVLWDVTPAQAETLRTYRDDFERLGFYLEPFGPKTFALKEWPVALPESRQAKRFLEEVIEALSVERPTDRTQIQHEIAARAACRAAVMANDSMSAPEVEKLLSDLSACERPMTCPHGRPTHIRLPLAELNRRFKRT, from the coding sequence ATGGGTAAAATCCAGAAACTGCCTGAATCGCTCATCCGTCTGATCGCCGCCGGCGAAGTGATTGAACGCCCCGCCAGCGTCCTCAAAGAACTTATCGAAAACAGCCTGGATGCGAAGGCCACCCGGATCGATATCGTCATCTGGGAAGCCGGCCGGACGCGCCTGCGCGTCTCCGATGATGGCGAGGGGATGACGCGGGAAGACGCGGAACTCGCGCTCGACCGGCATGCCACTTCCAAACTGAAAGCGTTCGACGACCTTCATGCCTTGGCCACGTTTGGTTTTCGCGGAGAGGCCCTGCCCTCCATCGCCGCGGTCTCGCGCCTGGAGCTGACGACGCGGACCCGCCACGACCCGCAAGGCTGGCGCTTGCGGGTGGAAGGAGGCCGGCTCTCCGATGGGACCGCGGTCGGCGGCCCGCCAGGAACGACCCTGGATGTTCAGGATCTTTTTTTCAACACACCCGTCCGGGAAAAATTTCTCAAGCGTGACAGCACGGAACGGACCCGCCTGCTCAAAACCGTTCAGGAAATCGCGATCGCGCATCCGTCCGTTCGCTGGTCTCTTTCGTTCGATGGAAAAATGATTCTGGAACTCGCCGCGACCCAGGAATTGAGAGAGCGGTTGTCCGATTTATGGGGACTCCCTGTGGTCGAAAAACTGATCCCGCTGGAGTTTAAGCAAGGCCCCTGCGCCGTCCACGGGTTCGTGAACGCGATCCCGGGGCACCATGCCACAAAAGCCTTCCAACTTCTCTACGTCAATCAGCGTCCGGTTCAGCAACGGATGCTGACCCACGCCATTTACGAAGCGTATCACGAATGGCTTCCGGTCGGCCGTCATCCGGTATTTGTCCTTTTTCTGGACATTGATCCGGCACTCGTGGATGTCAATGTTCACCCGACCAAACGGGAAGTGCGTTTCTCCGACGAACGGGCGCTCTATGATTTGCTTTTTACGAAGATCCGCGAACGTTTCAAAGAGTTTGCCTCCATCCCGGTGATGATGGGACAACCGTCCTCGACCGCTTTCTCTCTGCGCGGACAAGAAAGAAGGGAAGCGCCTTCTTCCCTGCAGACGGATCTCGTGGCGGATGCGGACCCGGCCTTGATGACCGTGGAATCGGAAGGGGCTCTGCCGCTTTCCTCAAAACCAAAGTTCCTTGGGCAATTTCAAAAACTTTACCTGCTGATCGAACAGAACGATGAGCTTCTCATCGTTGACCAGCATGCGGCGGCCGAGCGGGTTCTCTTCGAAAGGCTTCTGGACCAATCCTCAACAAACGTCCCGCCGCGGCAACCCTTGCTGTCGCCGGTGCTCTGGGACGTGACACCCGCGCAAGCCGAGACGCTTCGCACGTATCGGGACGATTTTGAACGGCTCGGTTTTTACCTGGAACCGTTCGGGCCGAAGACCTTCGCGCTGAAGGAGTGGCCCGTGGCGCTGCCTGAATCGCGCCAGGCGAAACGTTTTCTGGAAGAAGTCATCGAAGCGCTGTCCGTGGAACGGCCGACGGACCGGACGCAGATCCAGCATGAGATCGCCGCACGCGCCGCCTGCCGCGCGGCGGTGATGGCGAACGATTCAATGTCGGCTCCGGAGGTTGAAAAACTCTTGAGTGACCTGTCGGCCTGTGAACGGCCGATGACCTGTCCCCATGGACGTCCAACCCATATCCGGCTGCCCCTGGCGGAATTGAACCGGAGGTTCAAAAGAACGTGA
- a CDS encoding HU family DNA-binding protein yields the protein MNKSTLVQVVGRVVSTRREATAAVDAVMRAMQMALRSGEKIVLAGIGSLHVKMRKAKVGRNPRTGQVVPIPPRRAVRFKISKDLFPRN from the coding sequence ATGAACAAATCGACACTGGTTCAAGTGGTCGGACGGGTGGTCAGTACGCGCCGGGAAGCCACCGCGGCGGTCGATGCCGTCATGCGGGCCATGCAGATGGCGCTGCGATCTGGAGAAAAAATCGTATTGGCCGGCATCGGCAGCCTGCATGTGAAGATGCGCAAAGCCAAGGTGGGCCGGAACCCGCGCACGGGACAGGTGGTTCCCATCCCTCCTCGCCGGGCGGTCCGTTTCAAGATATCCAAAGACCTTTTTCCAAGGAATTAA
- the plsY gene encoding glycerol-3-phosphate 1-O-acyltransferase PlsY, with protein MTLRTLGLLIGAYGIGSIPTGYWLGKFWKGIDIRQQGSGNLGATNVFRVLGKGPGAFTLLIDILKGLLPVLWCHTHFPNDASLAVGVGLAAILGHTTSVFVRFRGGKGVATSAGVFLALLPEAFLASIGVFALSLLFSRIVSLSSILAALTLAAASLIWSPSSLQTALAFLVALFIIWKHRSNILRLWHGTEPRLWDKKTT; from the coding sequence ATGACCCTGCGAACGCTCGGCCTGCTGATCGGCGCTTATGGGATTGGTTCGATTCCCACAGGGTACTGGCTCGGGAAGTTCTGGAAAGGCATCGATATCCGGCAACAGGGCTCGGGGAATCTGGGAGCCACCAATGTGTTTCGAGTTCTCGGCAAAGGTCCGGGAGCCTTCACCTTATTGATCGACATCTTGAAAGGTCTATTGCCGGTCCTCTGGTGCCATACTCATTTTCCGAATGATGCCTCTCTGGCAGTCGGGGTCGGCCTGGCCGCGATTCTCGGGCATACCACATCGGTTTTTGTCCGTTTTCGAGGGGGAAAAGGCGTGGCCACGTCCGCGGGTGTTTTTTTGGCTCTGCTCCCGGAGGCCTTCCTCGCCTCCATCGGCGTTTTTGCGCTTTCCCTTCTTTTCTCGCGCATTGTTTCGCTCAGCTCCATCCTCGCCGCCTTGACGCTGGCCGCCGCCTCGTTGATCTGGTCGCCGTCTAGCCTTCAAACCGCACTGGCTTTTCTAGTAGCCCTTTTTATCATCTGGAAACATCGCAGCAACATCCTGCGTCTCTGGCACGGAACCGAACCCCGTCTCTGGGATAAGAAAACCACATGA